The window AGTTAAAGTAAAAATAGTAATTTTACATAAAAGCATTTTAAAATTATCAAGTTGATGATTCTTTTTATTTTATCAAGAGTTTTCGACAAAATTAAAATAATTTTTTATCCTTAGCATAAAATAATTTGGTATAATGTTGATGGAATCGTTCAATTTTGCCATTTGATTGTGGTGAACGAATCGGCGTAGTTTCGTGAACAATTCCGTTCTTTGAAAGAAAGGTTGTAAAAGGCCTTTCTTTTACTTTGTATGCTTTTTTATTACTTCAGTTAGTAGTTGTAAATTCTGGAGCATTATCAGTGCGAAGGCGTTTAATGGTTATGCCAAGTTCGCTAAAATCTTTCATTGCTCTTTGGACAGCGTTGATAGCATTATTAGTTCCCAAACTATCATAAACATAACCAAATACTATGCGTGTCATTTCGTCAATGAAATCATAAATGTAATATTTTTTATCAACCGGAAAATTTGATGTAGTAACGATTTTGGCATCCATTTGTAAAAGACCGATATCGGAAACTTCATAACACTTAAAATGGCGTTTAGTTTGTTTTATTTGTTGTTTTAATTCTTTTCAACGATGGTCAGATTTAATTCAACGATAAAAAGTTTTGATATTTTTAGGAACTTCTGAATTTTTAATATCGTGAAAACCGATTTTTAAATTGTTAAATAAAGACCACATTCCGTCGGCTTGAAGATTTTTGTAATCAAAATATAAATCACATACTTTTTCACGAGAATTTAAACTATATTGATAATTAAGATTTTGTGGCTTTGTAGTTTTAAACAATAACAAATCTAAATTGTCAGAATAATAAGCGGTCATAATTTTTTCTGCCCAACGATAAAAGGTTTTCGTTGCATTCTTAAAATATTTTTTAATAAGTTTTGTTAAAGTAGTTTCTTCCATATAAAAATAAGTGCATAAATTTAAATAGGAAGTAATGCGTTTTTTAGTTTTATAGTAATAAGGATTACAGCAATTAGCACTTAGTCAACTTTGTACTTTTGCTTTTAAATCTGCTAAATCAGCTTGGGAAATAATATATTTCATTTTTTAAACTCCTTAAATTAAGAAAATCGTATTACAAAAAATACGATTTTCAAAAATATTTATTAAATTACTAATTTTTATTAGGCATCTTGGCAGAAAATAAAACTATACGATAAAGGCTTAAAACTTTTTCAAATGAAATTTTTACATTAACAATTTCTTCGAGTCAATAACTATCAACATCGTAAGTAAAATTATAAATACGATAACCATTTATTTTTTTATAAATACCATTTTTGTTATAGAGATTAGTAAATTCTGAACTAAACAAATAAAATTGTTTTTGTGATAATGGAAAATCAGGTAATAAAATATCACTTTTGGTAAAATCAAGCAAAACAGCACCAGTATCTACATTAGGAATTATAATTAAACCACTATTTTTAACACTAGCAAACTCTAAATCGTATGATTTAAAATCATTACTATTTTTATTGCACCCAGAAACAAACATTACACATACTAAATTTAAAGTTGATAAAAATTTTCGCATAAAGAAAAATCCTCCTTTCAAAGGAATTATATTATAAAAAATAATGGCAATATTTAAGAAAACTTTTTTAATATCATTAGCAAAATTGCTAAGGGCACCACAAATTCGAATAACATCTGAAATGCCGGAATAATTTCAAACACCGGAAATGCTGTTTTCGTAAAATTAATCGTTGTTTTGGCAATATCCGCAAGGGGGCGAATTAAAAGATTAATCCCCGAAAGACCAAGTAATCAATTCAACATACTAACAGAAGCGTGCTGAATGCCACAAGATATGGCACTAAATAAACCTCAATAAGAACAGTTGGGTGTAGGAATTAAGTCATTCATATTACCGCTTATTCCGCCACCAATAAAAGCTGTTGAATTCAAAATGTTAAAATCGTATAAAGAATAATGATATTCAGTACTTTCATTTTTCTTTTTATATAGTGGAAAAGTCAGCGTAAAAATATTAATCCCATACATTACATCGACTTTAGCGTTATAAAAATGCAGTTTATTATTAGTGGCGTTTCATAATTGGTTATCATACGATTTTAATACATTAAAATCTATTTGATAAGAACTTTTACCACTGTTAAAACCATTGGCAATTTGTTTATCTTTAACAAAGAAATAAGAACGAAAAATCATATTCTTACTATTTTCGATTGTTGAACCAGAGTTAATCAAATACTGTTTGGGATAAAAAGTAATTAAGGAACGATAGAAAAAGCCCATTTGTAAAACATTTTTAGGAATTTGTTGTATTCCTTTGTAATCTAATTCTACATAAGTAGAGGCATCTGTATCAAAACTCGCATAAAAGAATTGTACGAAAAAACCACCTAAAACTTTATAAATTTTATTAAATAAATCATTAATGAAATCAATAGTTAAATGTTTTTGATAATGAAGCATAAAATTTTTAAAATCAAATTTTAATTTATCATCATAGCGTAAAAAATGGAATGTATTACCATAATAATTAACTTGTCCAAAAAAGGTATTAATAAAATCTCCTCCAAAACTTGTTCGCGAGCCAGATTTTCAAAGTGATTTACCATTTTCTAAAAACTCATTATTACCCACAATGCTA is drawn from Spiroplasma endosymbiont of Asaphidion curtum and contains these coding sequences:
- a CDS encoding DDE-type integrase/transposase/recombinase, encoding MKYIISQADLADLKAKVQSWLSANCCNPYYYKTKKRITSYLNLCTYFYMEETTLTKLIKKYFKNATKTFYRWAEKIMTAYYSDNLDLLLFKTTKPQNLNYQYSLNSREKVCDLYFDYKNLQADGMWSLFNNLKIGFHDIKNSEVPKNIKTFYRWIKSDHRWKELKQQIKQTKRHFKCYEVSDIGLLQMDAKIVTTSNFPVDKKYYIYDFIDEMTRIVFGYVYDSLGTNNAINAVQRAMKDFSELGITIKRLRTDNAPEFTTTNWSNKKAYKVKERPFTTFLSKNGIVHETTPIRSPQSNGKIERFHQHYTKLFYAKDKKLF